From a single Drosophila sulfurigaster albostrigata strain 15112-1811.04 chromosome 3, ASM2355843v2, whole genome shotgun sequence genomic region:
- the LOC133841327 gene encoding heat shock 70 kDa protein 14: MWPRFGIKVGNSTLCIAYVRADGKAEVIANKQGDRVSQACLLWNGDTEIECGLTAKQKMATRPKQAVAHSFQLLQPAEALANDDKLTNALKEVPCEYDKEAFVFRMEHTIPAEKEDQDDKIVTKELSAVEVTQELLRHELELARQYHTDTEHAPIAVLSIPSYYPPQAVKLLAEAAKGAGFNVAQVIAEPTAAVLGYKIGEDQIEKATQRQHVLTIKCGGLYSNFALYAVQNGYFIELATFGPFSIGGRQFTEALVQFICEEFKRKYKLDPHESRRSLAKIRTAAANCKHILTTLPSTQLYIDSLMDGVDYNAQMSRARFESLIQPVINSLMQQLSECVERAQQEHPELKRIDDIVLLGATMQIPKLQATLAARFPDAKLHNSHSADEVVAIGCARQAVYLLDPQQQQLQKADDCVLVEDDLYIWHGNDESNAKLVLSKGSILPAKIKVSLPQSGEGDAAEALASFKLRTGESEILAQLPETTTPNTDDGLFQLEVEVDWEDKDGNIVPLVRLRCM, translated from the coding sequence ATGTGGCCACGTTTTGGCATCAAAGTTGGCAACAGCACGCTCTGCATCGCTTATGTAAGAGCCGATGGCAAGGCTGAAGTGATTGCGAACAAGCAAGGTGATCGCGTCTCGCAAGCGTGCTTGCTCTGGAACGGCGACACCGAAATCGAATGCGGCCTGACGGCCAAACAAAAGATGGCCACACGTCCCAAGCAAGCGGTGGCACACAGTTTCCAGCTGCTGCAACCCGCCGAAGCGCTTGCCAACGACGATAAATTGACGAACGCTCTAAAGGAAGTGCCATGTGAATATGATAAAGAGGCATTTGTATTCCGCATGGAGCACACAATTCCAGCCGAGAAAGAGGATCAAGATGACAAGATTGTTACAAAAGAATTAAGCGCCGTTGAGGTGACCCAGGAACTGTTGCGCCACGAACTCGAATTGGCACGACAATATCACACGGACACGGAACATGCGCCCATTGCCGTACTGTCCATACCCAGCTACTATCCTCCTCAAGCTGTCAAGTTGCTTGCTGAAGCAGCCAAGGGTGCTGGCTTCAATGTGGCTCAAGTCATAGCTGAGCCCACAGCAGCTGTGCTGGGCTATAAGATTGGCGAGGACCAGATTGAGAAGGCGACGCAGCGACAACATGTGCTTACCATTAAATGCGGTGGATTGTACAGTAACTTTGCGCTGTATGCTGTGCAGAATGGTTACTTCATTGAGCTTGCCACGTTTGGACCCTTCTCGATTGGTGGCCGACAGTTCACGGAGGCATTGGTGCAGTTCATCTGCGAGGAGTTCAAGCGCAAGTACAAATTGGATCCACATGAATCGCGTCGCTCGTTGGCCAAAATACGCACAGCTGCCGCCAATTGCAAGCACATATTGACAACGCTGCCCTCCACGCAGCTCTACATTGATTCGCTGATGGATGGCGTCGATTACAATGCACAAATGTCGCGTGCCCGCTTTGAGAGTCTCATTCAGCCAGTGATCAACTCGCTGATGCAGCAGCTCAGCGAATGCGTGGAGCGCGCGCAACAGGAGCATCCCGAATTGAAGCGCATCGATGATATTGTTCTGCTTGGCGCCACAATGCAAATACCCAAATTGCAAGCAACGCTGGCAGCACGTTTCCCCGATGCCAAGCTGCACAACAGCCACTCAGCGGACGAGGTGGTGGCCATTGGTTGCGCTCGGCAGGCGGTGTACTTGCTGGatccacagcaacagcagctgcagaagGCCGATGATTGTGTGCTCGTCGAGGATGATTTGTACATTTGGCATGGCAACGATGAGTCGAATGCCAAGCTGGTGCTGAGCAAGGGCAGCATATTGCCAGCCAAGATTAAGGTGTCGCTACCGCAGTCGGGCGAAGGTGACGCCGCAGAAGCTTTGGCTTCGTTCAAACTACGCACCGGAGAGAGCGAGATTTTGGCACAGCTGCCAGAGACGACGACGCCCAACACAGACGATGGACTGTTTCAGCTGGAGGTTGAGGTGGATTGGGAGGATAAGGATGGCAATATTGTGCCATTGGTCCGACTACGTTGTATGTGA
- the LOC133841311 gene encoding rab GTPase-activating protein 1-like isoform X1 codes for MDDNLSTKSSESSITTSGEYEIVTDSNVATPLEQVAPSTVAVTDAVAVDEKVTESLTALSLSPVGGAGGDRSPTLDMANNRNLSDMKHEMTDALRDLELERNGLAATAATTAAATIAVADKTRHQQQPRSQPQQQQQQLQQKQQQQQQKSLTLPLAGRKTQAEATAGDNDMRFKCNLFSPKACDESEDASNSEHNRVGQSVFYDCIDASPACIEEKQDAMKPEKCDTTDEEVSEIDQGCTIFAGVTYLGAANINAPKSETDVYRIMSELNSGSKSVGLKITVSIPNCSDGLVVLHDAESNTIIATYEISSIILYYRGPVDTAENGCFAFTWLHGDALFQCHVFRCHIPEAVNQVSACFQKAFQTYAPSMSCSLTSAVDMVNSVTSDVSGNPLNTAGYEFIVSLEIREKVAKNSYAAVPRDRGCFKLRANTDKEVCITVKQTASNVLQPLYIERCFGVLVAPGKLVVQKDMHLIDMLNMGYVTTPSGGNEPDNVSACLNAYAIRAEWKAQEKAFEQLNLETSKTNLTVAVDIVMRGIQEPVRFVIETPVTIQSASDMRIMDHFMSKRPMTLRFYLHLKRTDELNWKVNSIDPSEEIIEQASGQHGSSSLLKLGMNNLSRIVRSSSIASIEDDCPTDYSSDGDEPLLSGTGEVSKDCSQDTLDEWDPILREWDSEKRPKNLAPLVRLGVPEALREKIWQKLANVEGKVEMNDMYKILITKETKCETVIQRDIHRTFPAHKCFKESGGSGQDALFKVSKAYAVHDSEVGYCQGLSFIAASLLLHMPEEDAFCVLVSLMYDYGLRDLYKAGFEVLYLRLYQLERLIKDQLPKLHEHFTACGIETHMYASQWFLTLYTARFPLCFVFHVLDVFLLDGLPVLFQVAVTLLSICEADLRQLDFEGILKYFRVTLPKKCRSSSQARKVMKQACERKIKKLKQYEEEFLLKKQHKERLEKEAQIYESRFGEERRKLQSEIDSLTQQLTAANERAVEKEMKHTSIKQEYKQIIQRQEQDMNTLNETLGKVMHTVSKCAHCLQQIDVGNDNAKQHPAAAANRLSQPLGTANEAPLGPLDPLNAAAQRIRELELELAQAKLAQVEAECKNQDLNHQLNNTMSELQTNRNSWQPWLSKTFNSLQEKVTTRAAGSQRGDHTGATFQSYMGQPPATMSEASSPSANQEYKTFAFASVGGSPKLPTKFQATKLRNSIDSLRNIVVPLEQVAARRET; via the exons ATGGATGATAATCTAAGCACCAAATCATCGGAGTCTTCGATAACAACCAGTGGGGAATATGAAATTGTCACCGACAGCAATGTGGCCACACCATTGGAGCAAGTGGCGCCCTCTACAGTCGCCGTCACTGATGCAGTTGCTGTAGACGAAAAGGTAACTGAATCGTTAACTGCACTTTCCCTATCGCCAGTGGGAGGCGCTGGCGGCGATCGTTCGCCTACCTTGGATATGGCAAACAATCGCAACCTGAGCGATATGAAGCACGAAATGACAGATGCACTGCGAGACTTGGAGTTGGAGCGCAATGGcctggcagcaacagcagcgacaacggcagcagcaaccatcG CTGTCGCCGATAAGACGCGTCACCAACAGCAACCGAGAtcacaaccacagcagcagcaacaacaactacaacaaaaacaacagcagcagcaacagaaatcATTGACTTTGCCATTAGCTGGGAGAAAAACACAAGCGGAAGCAACCGCAGGCGACAACGACATGCgctttaaatgtaatttattctCACCGAAAGCTTGTGATGAATCCGAGGACGCGTCGAACTCGGAGCACAATCGTGTGGGTCAGTCGGTGTTCTACGATTGCATCGATGCTAGTCCAGCTTGTATTGAGGAGAAACAAGACGCCATGAAGCCCGAGAAGTGCGACACTACCGACGAGGAAG TTTCAGAGATTGATCAGGGCTGCACCATCTTTGCTGGCGTCACCTATTTGGGCGCTGCAAACATCAATGCGCCCAAATCGGAAACAGATGTCTATCGCATCATGAGCGAACTCAATAGCGGCTCCAAGTCGGTGGGACTTAAGATTACGGTCAGCATACCCAACTGCTCTGATGGTCTTGTAGT cctACACGATGCCGAAAGCAATACCATTATCGCTACCTATGAGATCTCGAgcattatattgtattatcgCGGACCCGTCGATACCGCTGAGAATGGATGCTTCGCCTTCACATGGCTGCATGGAGATGCGCTGTTTCAGTGCCATGTATTCCGTTGCCACATTCCGGAAGCGGTGAATCAAGTGAGCG CCTGCTTCCAGAAGGCATTCCAGACATATGCGCCCAGCATGAGCTGCAGCCTCACTTCGGCTGTCGATATGGTCAACTCCGTGACGTCGGATGTCAGTGGAAATCCCCTGAATACCGCTGGCTATGAGTTCATTGTCTCACTGGAGATACGCGAAAAAGTAGCGAAGAATTCGTATGCAGCTGTACCGCGTGATCGTGGCTGCTTCAAACTGCGCGCAAATACAGACAAAGAAGTGTGCATCACTGTCAAGCAGACAGCCTCGAATGTGCTCCAACCACTTTATATTGAACGCTGCTTTGGCGTGCTCGTTGCCCCAGGTAAGCTGGTGGTGCAGAAGGATATGCACCTCATTGATATGCTAAACATGGGCTATGTAACGACACCAAGCGGTGGCAACGAGCCGGATAATGTGAGTGCCTGCCTGAATGCATACGCCATACGCGCTGAATGGAAAGCACAGGAGAAGGCCTTTGAGCAGTTGAATCTGGAAACGTCCAAAACCAATCTGACGGTGGCCGTTGACATTGTTATGCGCGGCATTCAGGAGCCGGTGCGCTTTGTCATCGAAACCCCGGTTACGATTCAATCAGCCAGCGATATGCGTATTATGGATCATTTTATGTCCAAGCGTCCGATGACATTGCGCTTCTACTTGCATCTTAAGCGCACCGATGAGCTCAACTGGAAGGTGAACAGCATTGATCCATCCGAAGAGATCATCGAACAGGCAAGCGGTCAACATGGAAGCTCGTCGCTGCTGAAATTGGGCATGAATAATTTATCGCGCATTGTGCGCAGCTCGTCCATAGCCTCCATTGAGGATGATTGCCCCACAGACTACAGCAGCGATGGCGACGAACCGCTGCTCAGCGGCACCGGTGAAGTGTCCAAGGATTGTTCGCAAGATACGCTCGATGAATGGGATCCCATTTTACGCGAATGGGACAGCGAGAAGCGGCCCAAGAATCTGGCGCCATTGGTGCGCCTGGGTGTGCCTGAAGCATTGCGCGAGAAGATCTGGCAAAAGTTGGCCAATGTGGAGGGCAAGGTGGAAATGAATGACATGTACAAGATTCTCATCACCAAA GAAACCAAATGCGAGACAGTCATACAGCGCGATATTCATCGCACGTTTCCGGCGCACAAATGTTTTAAAGAGAGCGGCGGCTCTGGTCAGGATGCCCTGTTCAAGGTGTCCAAAGCGTATGCCGTCCATGACAGCGAGGTTGGCTATTGCCAGGGCCTCAGTTTCATAGCAGCCAGCTTGCTGTTACAT ATGCCCGAGGAGGATGCTTTCTGCGTGCTGGTCTCGTTGATGTATGATTACGGACTGCGTGATTTGTACAAGGCTGGCTTCGAGGTTCTCTATCTGCGCCTCTATCAACTGGAACGCCTCATCAAGGATCAGCTCCCCAAGTTGCATGAACATTTCACGGCATGTGGCATTGAGACGCACATGTACGCCTCCCAGTGGTTCCTAACGCTCTACACGGCTCGTTTTCCGCTCTGCTTTGTATTCCACGTACTGGACGTATTCCTGCTCGACGGTTTGCCTGTACTATTCCAGGTGGCTGTGACATTGCTGTCCATTTGTGAGGCGGACTTGCGTCAACTGGATTTCGAAGGCATACTCAAGTATTTCAGGGTGACACTGCCCAAAAAGTGTCGCAGCTCAAGTCAAGCACGCAAAGTCATGAAGCAAGCGTGTGAGCGTAAAATTAAGAAACTCAAGCAGTACGAAGAAGAGTTTCTGCTCAAGAAACAGCACAAAGAGCGTCTGGAGAAGGAGGCCCAAATCTATGAGAGTCGCTTTGGCGAAGAGCGACGTAAATTGCAGTCCGAGATTGATTCACTCACACAACAACTGACGGCGGCAAATGAGCGTGCCGTGGAGAAGGAAATGAAGCACACAAGTATCAAACAGgaatataaacaaatcataCAGCGACAGGAGCAGGACATGAACACGCTCAACGAGACGCTGGGCAAGGTGATG CACACGGTTTCGAAATGCGCGCACTGCTTGCAACAGATTGACGTGGGCAACGACAATGCAAAGCAGCAcccggcagcagctgccaatCGTCTGTCGCAGCCACTAGGCACTGCTAATGAGGCGCCACTTGGTCCCCTAGATCCACTCAATGCAGCAGCTCAACGCATACGCGAACTGGAGCTGGAACTGGCCCAGGCCAAGCTGGCGCAAGTGGAAGCCGAGTGCAAGAATCAAGATCTGAATCATCAGCTGAACAATACCATGAGTGAGCTGCAAACTAATCGCAATAGCTGGCAGCCCTGGCTCTCGAAGACCTTCAATTCGCTGCAGGAAAAGGTCACCACACGGGCAGCTGGCTCACAGCGTGGTGATCACACAGGCGCCACATTCCAATCCTACATGGGACAGCCGCCGGCGACGATGAGTGAGGCGAGTTCGCCCAGCGCCAATCAG GAGTACAAAACCTTTGCATTTGCTTCGGTTGGTGGCTCGCCGAAATTACCAACAAAATTCCAGGCCACCAAATTGCGCAACAGCATCGACAGTCTGCGCAACATTGTTGTGCCGCTGGAGCAGGTCGCAGCGCGTCGAGAAACTTAG
- the LOC133841330 gene encoding DNA primase small subunit, producing the protein MPEQTAEQESQPQAATTATTQDSKSADAYDSSMLPDMLPVYYRRLFPHEPFYRWLNYGHSEDNIFLNREISFTLHDDIYIRYLCFETQAELEKEICSRNPYKIDIGAVLSTRPKNFRTVPGGLTPVQRELVFDIDATDYDEIRNCCSGAEICLKCWKFMVVAARVLDVALREDFDFENLLWIFSGRRGIHCWVCDHTARHLDGRARAAVAEYLNILTYTNNTARVQLNDRTHHSLRRALKIVEPMFEEIILEDQNLFGTPKGVQKLLQMISDEGARNDLEAYLQKTHEDGAHSKLVWESFVRYANSMRTSAANIWSRKLKNIVQEVQLCLLYPRLDINVTKGFNHLLKAPFCIHPATGKVCLPFSATAAAKFDPTTVPTISQLLQEINAHDDKTKSYMEAPEDKSRIKDYKKTSMFKGVVVFEEFLRKLERNFKPKTMEF; encoded by the exons ATGCCAGAACAAACCGCCGAGCAGGAATCTCAGCCACAGGCGGCAACGACAGCTACAACACAGGATTCAAAGTCAGCAGATGCTTACGATTCCAGCATGTTGCCCGATATGCTGCCCGTCTACTATAGACGTCTCTTTCCCCACGAGCCCTTCTATCGCTGGCTCAACTATGGCCACT cTGAGGACAACATCTTTTTGAATCGTGAGATTTCGTTTACACTCCACGATGACATCTACATACGTTATCTGTGCTTTGAGACTCAAGCGGAGCTGGAGAAGGAAATCTGTTCCCGTAATCCCTACAAAATTGACATTGGCGCCGTCTTATCCACTAGACCCAAGAACTTTCGCACTGTTCCCGGTGGCTTAACGCCCGTGCAGCGTGAATTAGTATTTGATATCGATGCCACGGACTACGATGAGATACGTAATTGCTGCTCAGGCGCTGAGATCTGTCTCAAGTGCTGGAAATTCATGGTGGTGGCAGCGCGTGTTCTCGATGTTGCGCTCCGTgaagattttgattttgagaaCTTGCTGTGGATCTTCTCGGGTCGTCGTGGTATCCATTGCTGGGTCTGCGATCACACGGCACGTCATCTGGATGGACGAGCTCGCGCCGCTGTCGCCGAGTATCTCAACATACTCACCTACACCAATAATACGGCTCGAGTGCAGCTCAATGATCGTACACATCACAGTTTGCGACGAGCCCTCAAGATTGTGGAGCCCATGTTCGAGGAGATTATACTGGAGGATCAGAATCTCTTTGGCACACCCAAAGGTGTTCAAAAGCTGCTCCAAATGATTAGCGACGAAGGCGCACGCAACGATCTCGAGGCGTATCTCCAAAAGACACACGAGGACGGCGCCCACTCCAAGCTCGTCTGGGAGAGCTTTGTGCGCTATGCGAACTCAATGCGCACCAGTGCAGCTAACATTTGGAGTCGCAAGCTCAAGAACATTGTGCAGGAGGTGCAGCTGTGTCTGCTTTATCCACGACTCGACATCAATGTAACAAAGGGTTTCAATCACTTGTTGAAGGCGCCCTTCTGCATCCATCCTGCCACTGGCAAAGTGTGTTTGCCTTTCAGCGCCACAGCTGCAGCTAAATTTGATCCAACTACAGTGCCAACGATTtcgcagctgctgcaggaGATCAATGCGCACGATGACAAGACCAAGAGTTATATGGAAGCGCCCGAGGATAAGAGTCGCATCAAGGACTACAAAAAGACCAGCATGTTCAaaggtgttgttgttttcgaaGAGTTTCTGCGCAAACTCGAGCGTAATTTCAAACCCAAAACaatggaattttaa
- the LOC133841311 gene encoding rab GTPase-activating protein 1-like isoform X2 produces MDDNLSTKSSESSITTSGEYEIVTDSNVATPLEQVAPSTVAVTDAVAVDEKVTESLTALSLSPVGGAGGDRSPTLDMANNRNLSDMKHEMTDALRDLELERNGLAATAATTAAATIAVADKTRHQQQPRSQPQQQQQQLQQKQQQQQQKSLTLPLAGRKTQAEATAGDNDMRFKCNLFSPKACDESEDASNSEHNRVGQSVFYDCIDASPACIEEKQDAMKPEKCDTTDEEEIDQGCTIFAGVTYLGAANINAPKSETDVYRIMSELNSGSKSVGLKITVSIPNCSDGLVVLHDAESNTIIATYEISSIILYYRGPVDTAENGCFAFTWLHGDALFQCHVFRCHIPEAVNQVSACFQKAFQTYAPSMSCSLTSAVDMVNSVTSDVSGNPLNTAGYEFIVSLEIREKVAKNSYAAVPRDRGCFKLRANTDKEVCITVKQTASNVLQPLYIERCFGVLVAPGKLVVQKDMHLIDMLNMGYVTTPSGGNEPDNVSACLNAYAIRAEWKAQEKAFEQLNLETSKTNLTVAVDIVMRGIQEPVRFVIETPVTIQSASDMRIMDHFMSKRPMTLRFYLHLKRTDELNWKVNSIDPSEEIIEQASGQHGSSSLLKLGMNNLSRIVRSSSIASIEDDCPTDYSSDGDEPLLSGTGEVSKDCSQDTLDEWDPILREWDSEKRPKNLAPLVRLGVPEALREKIWQKLANVEGKVEMNDMYKILITKETKCETVIQRDIHRTFPAHKCFKESGGSGQDALFKVSKAYAVHDSEVGYCQGLSFIAASLLLHMPEEDAFCVLVSLMYDYGLRDLYKAGFEVLYLRLYQLERLIKDQLPKLHEHFTACGIETHMYASQWFLTLYTARFPLCFVFHVLDVFLLDGLPVLFQVAVTLLSICEADLRQLDFEGILKYFRVTLPKKCRSSSQARKVMKQACERKIKKLKQYEEEFLLKKQHKERLEKEAQIYESRFGEERRKLQSEIDSLTQQLTAANERAVEKEMKHTSIKQEYKQIIQRQEQDMNTLNETLGKVMHTVSKCAHCLQQIDVGNDNAKQHPAAAANRLSQPLGTANEAPLGPLDPLNAAAQRIRELELELAQAKLAQVEAECKNQDLNHQLNNTMSELQTNRNSWQPWLSKTFNSLQEKVTTRAAGSQRGDHTGATFQSYMGQPPATMSEASSPSANQEYKTFAFASVGGSPKLPTKFQATKLRNSIDSLRNIVVPLEQVAARRET; encoded by the exons ATGGATGATAATCTAAGCACCAAATCATCGGAGTCTTCGATAACAACCAGTGGGGAATATGAAATTGTCACCGACAGCAATGTGGCCACACCATTGGAGCAAGTGGCGCCCTCTACAGTCGCCGTCACTGATGCAGTTGCTGTAGACGAAAAGGTAACTGAATCGTTAACTGCACTTTCCCTATCGCCAGTGGGAGGCGCTGGCGGCGATCGTTCGCCTACCTTGGATATGGCAAACAATCGCAACCTGAGCGATATGAAGCACGAAATGACAGATGCACTGCGAGACTTGGAGTTGGAGCGCAATGGcctggcagcaacagcagcgacaacggcagcagcaaccatcG CTGTCGCCGATAAGACGCGTCACCAACAGCAACCGAGAtcacaaccacagcagcagcaacaacaactacaacaaaaacaacagcagcagcaacagaaatcATTGACTTTGCCATTAGCTGGGAGAAAAACACAAGCGGAAGCAACCGCAGGCGACAACGACATGCgctttaaatgtaatttattctCACCGAAAGCTTGTGATGAATCCGAGGACGCGTCGAACTCGGAGCACAATCGTGTGGGTCAGTCGGTGTTCTACGATTGCATCGATGCTAGTCCAGCTTGTATTGAGGAGAAACAAGACGCCATGAAGCCCGAGAAGTGCGACACTACCGACGAGGAAG AGATTGATCAGGGCTGCACCATCTTTGCTGGCGTCACCTATTTGGGCGCTGCAAACATCAATGCGCCCAAATCGGAAACAGATGTCTATCGCATCATGAGCGAACTCAATAGCGGCTCCAAGTCGGTGGGACTTAAGATTACGGTCAGCATACCCAACTGCTCTGATGGTCTTGTAGT cctACACGATGCCGAAAGCAATACCATTATCGCTACCTATGAGATCTCGAgcattatattgtattatcgCGGACCCGTCGATACCGCTGAGAATGGATGCTTCGCCTTCACATGGCTGCATGGAGATGCGCTGTTTCAGTGCCATGTATTCCGTTGCCACATTCCGGAAGCGGTGAATCAAGTGAGCG CCTGCTTCCAGAAGGCATTCCAGACATATGCGCCCAGCATGAGCTGCAGCCTCACTTCGGCTGTCGATATGGTCAACTCCGTGACGTCGGATGTCAGTGGAAATCCCCTGAATACCGCTGGCTATGAGTTCATTGTCTCACTGGAGATACGCGAAAAAGTAGCGAAGAATTCGTATGCAGCTGTACCGCGTGATCGTGGCTGCTTCAAACTGCGCGCAAATACAGACAAAGAAGTGTGCATCACTGTCAAGCAGACAGCCTCGAATGTGCTCCAACCACTTTATATTGAACGCTGCTTTGGCGTGCTCGTTGCCCCAGGTAAGCTGGTGGTGCAGAAGGATATGCACCTCATTGATATGCTAAACATGGGCTATGTAACGACACCAAGCGGTGGCAACGAGCCGGATAATGTGAGTGCCTGCCTGAATGCATACGCCATACGCGCTGAATGGAAAGCACAGGAGAAGGCCTTTGAGCAGTTGAATCTGGAAACGTCCAAAACCAATCTGACGGTGGCCGTTGACATTGTTATGCGCGGCATTCAGGAGCCGGTGCGCTTTGTCATCGAAACCCCGGTTACGATTCAATCAGCCAGCGATATGCGTATTATGGATCATTTTATGTCCAAGCGTCCGATGACATTGCGCTTCTACTTGCATCTTAAGCGCACCGATGAGCTCAACTGGAAGGTGAACAGCATTGATCCATCCGAAGAGATCATCGAACAGGCAAGCGGTCAACATGGAAGCTCGTCGCTGCTGAAATTGGGCATGAATAATTTATCGCGCATTGTGCGCAGCTCGTCCATAGCCTCCATTGAGGATGATTGCCCCACAGACTACAGCAGCGATGGCGACGAACCGCTGCTCAGCGGCACCGGTGAAGTGTCCAAGGATTGTTCGCAAGATACGCTCGATGAATGGGATCCCATTTTACGCGAATGGGACAGCGAGAAGCGGCCCAAGAATCTGGCGCCATTGGTGCGCCTGGGTGTGCCTGAAGCATTGCGCGAGAAGATCTGGCAAAAGTTGGCCAATGTGGAGGGCAAGGTGGAAATGAATGACATGTACAAGATTCTCATCACCAAA GAAACCAAATGCGAGACAGTCATACAGCGCGATATTCATCGCACGTTTCCGGCGCACAAATGTTTTAAAGAGAGCGGCGGCTCTGGTCAGGATGCCCTGTTCAAGGTGTCCAAAGCGTATGCCGTCCATGACAGCGAGGTTGGCTATTGCCAGGGCCTCAGTTTCATAGCAGCCAGCTTGCTGTTACAT ATGCCCGAGGAGGATGCTTTCTGCGTGCTGGTCTCGTTGATGTATGATTACGGACTGCGTGATTTGTACAAGGCTGGCTTCGAGGTTCTCTATCTGCGCCTCTATCAACTGGAACGCCTCATCAAGGATCAGCTCCCCAAGTTGCATGAACATTTCACGGCATGTGGCATTGAGACGCACATGTACGCCTCCCAGTGGTTCCTAACGCTCTACACGGCTCGTTTTCCGCTCTGCTTTGTATTCCACGTACTGGACGTATTCCTGCTCGACGGTTTGCCTGTACTATTCCAGGTGGCTGTGACATTGCTGTCCATTTGTGAGGCGGACTTGCGTCAACTGGATTTCGAAGGCATACTCAAGTATTTCAGGGTGACACTGCCCAAAAAGTGTCGCAGCTCAAGTCAAGCACGCAAAGTCATGAAGCAAGCGTGTGAGCGTAAAATTAAGAAACTCAAGCAGTACGAAGAAGAGTTTCTGCTCAAGAAACAGCACAAAGAGCGTCTGGAGAAGGAGGCCCAAATCTATGAGAGTCGCTTTGGCGAAGAGCGACGTAAATTGCAGTCCGAGATTGATTCACTCACACAACAACTGACGGCGGCAAATGAGCGTGCCGTGGAGAAGGAAATGAAGCACACAAGTATCAAACAGgaatataaacaaatcataCAGCGACAGGAGCAGGACATGAACACGCTCAACGAGACGCTGGGCAAGGTGATG CACACGGTTTCGAAATGCGCGCACTGCTTGCAACAGATTGACGTGGGCAACGACAATGCAAAGCAGCAcccggcagcagctgccaatCGTCTGTCGCAGCCACTAGGCACTGCTAATGAGGCGCCACTTGGTCCCCTAGATCCACTCAATGCAGCAGCTCAACGCATACGCGAACTGGAGCTGGAACTGGCCCAGGCCAAGCTGGCGCAAGTGGAAGCCGAGTGCAAGAATCAAGATCTGAATCATCAGCTGAACAATACCATGAGTGAGCTGCAAACTAATCGCAATAGCTGGCAGCCCTGGCTCTCGAAGACCTTCAATTCGCTGCAGGAAAAGGTCACCACACGGGCAGCTGGCTCACAGCGTGGTGATCACACAGGCGCCACATTCCAATCCTACATGGGACAGCCGCCGGCGACGATGAGTGAGGCGAGTTCGCCCAGCGCCAATCAG GAGTACAAAACCTTTGCATTTGCTTCGGTTGGTGGCTCGCCGAAATTACCAACAAAATTCCAGGCCACCAAATTGCGCAACAGCATCGACAGTCTGCGCAACATTGTTGTGCCGCTGGAGCAGGTCGCAGCGCGTCGAGAAACTTAG